The following coding sequences are from one Haliotis asinina isolate JCU_RB_2024 chromosome 3, JCU_Hal_asi_v2, whole genome shotgun sequence window:
- the LOC137277992 gene encoding double-strand-break repair protein rad21 homolog isoform X2 has translation MFYAHFVLSKKGPLARIWLAAHWDKKLTKAHVFETNIDSSVEAILQPKVKMALRTSGHLLLGVVRIYSRKAKYLLADCNEAFVKIKMAFRPGVVDLPEENREAAVAAITLQENFHDFETTLADLEDIDVQAQFSVNQSRPEEITMREDLGSIQLMGDDGFGDVGFDEREILRDASNLDDTLYKNQDISAAPIDDHEKTFGNHSTSLEKSMDVDMEAPITDDGFGAVGDGFMDADDDDDDDNGDFGDVGEVDQAFFGQEFMEPAGLFEDTPMPEVPLPTEAEGEPVPKDNEETQKAVETSHNEAEVTQPTNTTNSTAGEQTTLVHNEEEAFALEPLDVTAVPGAEKKAKRKRKLIVDEHKGIPGETMKLQLSDTSDIVTTLDLAPPTKKLMHWKETGGVEKLFALPGRPIVSKTLSKMFSKNLVTKQVKEEEDFCGIEKLVLESPEVSREEDKQVDRSRQSDMSTIIEEPSINLDNSKTLSRSRRSEKSFVEKPKEVAPEEPTNNAQDLFAQSFNNGIVDMPPDPTLDPTLDPTLDPTLEPSISTVDPTAIDPNLIDPNMEDGPPSIAPFSVPPQSVGPPSVAPPSVAPAFDDLEAENEPMPENLEQEEIRWSKRTQQMQHTFDLAFRYSDSLSFKDMARRHNRKQASSRFYTLLVLKKHQCVEVQQDEPYGDIIISKGPNFGMAC, from the exons ATGTTTTACGCACACTTTGTGCTCAGCAAGAAAGGGCCTCTGGCCAGGATATGGCTTGCAGCTCACTGGGACAAAAAGCTTACGAAAGCTCatgtgtttgaaacaaatatagatAGCAGTGTCGAAGCTATTCTGCAGCCAAAG GTGAAAATGGCATTGAGAACATCTGGTCATCTTTTGTTGGGCGTGGTTCGAATCTATTCAAGAAAAGCTAAATACTTGTTAGCTGATTGCAATGAAGCATTCGTGAAGATAAAGATGGCTTTCCGTCCTGGTGTTGTTGATTTGCCTGAAGAAAACAGGGAGGCTGCTGTGGCAGCCATTACTTTACAAGAAAATTTCCATGACTTTGAGACCACGTTAGCAGATTTAGA GGATATTGATGTTCAAGCCCAATTCTCAGTGAATCAAAGTCGACCAGAGGAAATCACCATGAGAGAAGATTTGGGCAGTATTCAGTTAATGGGAGATGATGGTTTTG GTGATGTTGGGTTTGATGAACGGGAAATCCTCAGAGATGCATCAAATCTTGACGACACACTCTACAAGAATCAAGATATATCAGCTGCTCCTATTGATGACCATGAAAAAACTTTTGGAAATCACAGCACGTCTCTGGAAAAGTCTATGGATGTTGACATGGAGGCACCTATCACAGATGATGGATTTGGTGCAGTTGGCGATGGATTCATGG ATGcagatgacgacgacgatgatgataatgGAGATTTTGGTGATGTTGGAGAGGTTGATCAGGCATTTTTTG GTCAAGAATTCATGGAACCTGCAGGTCTTTTTGAAGACACACCTATGCCAGAGGTTCCATTGCCAACCGAGGCTGAAGGAGAACCTGTACCTAAAGACaatgaag AAACACAGAAGGCAGTGGAGACATCACATAATGAGGCGGAGGTGACACAACCAACAAATACAACTAACAGCACAGCTGGTGAACAAACCACACTTGTACATAATGAAGAAGAAGCATTTGCCCTTGAACCTCTAGATGTCACTGCTGTACCAG GTGCTGAAAAGAAAGCCAAGAGGAAAAGAAAACTAATTGTTGATGAACATAAGGGCATTCCTGGTGAGACAATGAAGCTCCAGCTGTCTGACACGAGTGATATCGTGACAACACTGGATCTTGCTCCTCCCACCAAGAAGCTCATGCATTGGAAGGAAACTGGTGGTGTTGAAAAACTTTTTGCCCTACCTGGAAGACCAATAGTCTCCAAGACGTTGTCAAAG ATGTTCTCGAAGAACCTGGTGACAAAACAagtgaaggaggaggaggatttTTGTGGAATAGAGAAACTGGTGCTTGAATCCCCTGAAGTGTCCCGAGAAGAGGATAAACAAG TTGATAGATCAAGACAGTCAGACATGTCAACAATCATTGAAGAACCATCAATCAACTTGGACAACAGCAAAACTTTGTCACGTTCAAGGCGCAGCGAGAAGTCTTTTGTGGAAAAACCGAAAGAAGTTGCTCCTGAAGAGCCAACAAATAATGCACAAGATCTGTTTGCCCAGTCCTTCAACAATGGCATTGTTGATATGCCTCCTGATCCGACACTGGATCCAACACTAGATCCGACACTGGATCCAACACTTGAACCAAGTATATCTACTGTGGACCCAACTGCCATAGATCCCAACCTCATTGACCCCAACATGGAAGATGGGCCTCCATCAATTGCTCCTTTCTCTGTTCCTCCTCAGTCTGTTGGTCCACCATCTGTTGCACCCCCTTCTGTTGCACCA GCCTTTGACGACCTAGAAGCGGAGAATGAACCGATGCCGGAGAATTTGGAGCAAGAAGAGATCCGGTGGAGCAAGCGAACTCAGCAAATGCAGCACACATTTGATCTGGCTTTCAGATATTCAGACTCTTTAAGCTTCAAGGACATGGCCAGACGGCATAATCGTAAACAAGCATCATCTCGTTTCTACACTTTGTTAGTGTTAAAGAAGCACCAGTGTGTTGAGGTGCAGCAGGATGAACCTTATGGTGACATTATCATCAGCAAAGGACCTAATTTTGGAATGGCTTGCTGA
- the LOC137277992 gene encoding double-strand-break repair protein rad21 homolog isoform X1, whose product MFYAHFVLSKKGPLARIWLAAHWDKKLTKAHVFETNIDSSVEAILQPKVKMALRTSGHLLLGVVRIYSRKAKYLLADCNEAFVKIKMAFRPGVVDLPEENREAAVAAITLQENFHDFETTLADLEDIDVQAQFSVNQSRPEEITMREDLGSIQLMGDDGFGDMFEDDFGGEISEDEICLIIYGFKTDLTKHPLDFDLLMQTLDMTLARCKSPVNKDLSPGLRHSVDSGIELDVEQDNCDISESLETDSGIRTPSESASSKSAAISCKSSATCDSAIAHSGNSRNSQDKVSLEKLDSGIGLDSDPGFYDWDESEHNSVIEDGNSHWDDPHASPCSAGPGDVGFDEREILRDASNLDDTLYKNQDISAAPIDDHEKTFGNHSTSLEKSMDVDMEAPITDDGFGAVGDGFMDADDDDDDDNGDFGDVGEVDQAFFGQEFMEPAGLFEDTPMPEVPLPTEAEGEPVPKDNEETQKAVETSHNEAEVTQPTNTTNSTAGEQTTLVHNEEEAFALEPLDVTAVPGAEKKAKRKRKLIVDEHKGIPGETMKLQLSDTSDIVTTLDLAPPTKKLMHWKETGGVEKLFALPGRPIVSKTLSKMFSKNLVTKQVKEEEDFCGIEKLVLESPEVSREEDKQVDRSRQSDMSTIIEEPSINLDNSKTLSRSRRSEKSFVEKPKEVAPEEPTNNAQDLFAQSFNNGIVDMPPDPTLDPTLDPTLDPTLEPSISTVDPTAIDPNLIDPNMEDGPPSIAPFSVPPQSVGPPSVAPPSVAPAFDDLEAENEPMPENLEQEEIRWSKRTQQMQHTFDLAFRYSDSLSFKDMARRHNRKQASSRFYTLLVLKKHQCVEVQQDEPYGDIIISKGPNFGMAC is encoded by the exons ATGTTTTACGCACACTTTGTGCTCAGCAAGAAAGGGCCTCTGGCCAGGATATGGCTTGCAGCTCACTGGGACAAAAAGCTTACGAAAGCTCatgtgtttgaaacaaatatagatAGCAGTGTCGAAGCTATTCTGCAGCCAAAG GTGAAAATGGCATTGAGAACATCTGGTCATCTTTTGTTGGGCGTGGTTCGAATCTATTCAAGAAAAGCTAAATACTTGTTAGCTGATTGCAATGAAGCATTCGTGAAGATAAAGATGGCTTTCCGTCCTGGTGTTGTTGATTTGCCTGAAGAAAACAGGGAGGCTGCTGTGGCAGCCATTACTTTACAAGAAAATTTCCATGACTTTGAGACCACGTTAGCAGATTTAGA GGATATTGATGTTCAAGCCCAATTCTCAGTGAATCAAAGTCGACCAGAGGAAATCACCATGAGAGAAGATTTGGGCAGTATTCAGTTAATGGGAGATGATGGTTTTG GTGACATGTTTGAAGACGACTTTGGAGGGGAAATTTCTGAGGATGAAATTTGCCTCATTATTTATGGATTTAAGACAGATTTAACTAAACACCCTCTCGATTTTGATCTTCTTATGCAAACATTGGATATGACATTAGCTCGTTGTAAATCTCCTGTAAATAAGGACCTTAGCCCGGGGCTTCGTCACAGCGTGGACAGTGGTATTGAACTCGACGTAGAACAAGACAACTGTGATATTAGTGAAAGTCTTGAAACTGACAGTGGTATCCGCACACCTTCTGAAAGTGCTTCAAGTAAAAGTGCAGCTATTTCTTGCAAATCTAGTGCTACTTGTGACAGTGCTATTGCTCACTCAGGGAAttctagaaactctcaggacaAAGTTTCCTTGGAAAAGCTGGACAGTGGAATAGGTCTGGACAGCGATCCAGGTTTCTATGACTGGGATGAATCCGAACATAATTCTGTGATAGAAGATGGAAACTCCCATTGGGATGACCCCCATGCTTCTCCGTGTTCAGCAGGACCGG GTGATGTTGGGTTTGATGAACGGGAAATCCTCAGAGATGCATCAAATCTTGACGACACACTCTACAAGAATCAAGATATATCAGCTGCTCCTATTGATGACCATGAAAAAACTTTTGGAAATCACAGCACGTCTCTGGAAAAGTCTATGGATGTTGACATGGAGGCACCTATCACAGATGATGGATTTGGTGCAGTTGGCGATGGATTCATGG ATGcagatgacgacgacgatgatgataatgGAGATTTTGGTGATGTTGGAGAGGTTGATCAGGCATTTTTTG GTCAAGAATTCATGGAACCTGCAGGTCTTTTTGAAGACACACCTATGCCAGAGGTTCCATTGCCAACCGAGGCTGAAGGAGAACCTGTACCTAAAGACaatgaag AAACACAGAAGGCAGTGGAGACATCACATAATGAGGCGGAGGTGACACAACCAACAAATACAACTAACAGCACAGCTGGTGAACAAACCACACTTGTACATAATGAAGAAGAAGCATTTGCCCTTGAACCTCTAGATGTCACTGCTGTACCAG GTGCTGAAAAGAAAGCCAAGAGGAAAAGAAAACTAATTGTTGATGAACATAAGGGCATTCCTGGTGAGACAATGAAGCTCCAGCTGTCTGACACGAGTGATATCGTGACAACACTGGATCTTGCTCCTCCCACCAAGAAGCTCATGCATTGGAAGGAAACTGGTGGTGTTGAAAAACTTTTTGCCCTACCTGGAAGACCAATAGTCTCCAAGACGTTGTCAAAG ATGTTCTCGAAGAACCTGGTGACAAAACAagtgaaggaggaggaggatttTTGTGGAATAGAGAAACTGGTGCTTGAATCCCCTGAAGTGTCCCGAGAAGAGGATAAACAAG TTGATAGATCAAGACAGTCAGACATGTCAACAATCATTGAAGAACCATCAATCAACTTGGACAACAGCAAAACTTTGTCACGTTCAAGGCGCAGCGAGAAGTCTTTTGTGGAAAAACCGAAAGAAGTTGCTCCTGAAGAGCCAACAAATAATGCACAAGATCTGTTTGCCCAGTCCTTCAACAATGGCATTGTTGATATGCCTCCTGATCCGACACTGGATCCAACACTAGATCCGACACTGGATCCAACACTTGAACCAAGTATATCTACTGTGGACCCAACTGCCATAGATCCCAACCTCATTGACCCCAACATGGAAGATGGGCCTCCATCAATTGCTCCTTTCTCTGTTCCTCCTCAGTCTGTTGGTCCACCATCTGTTGCACCCCCTTCTGTTGCACCA GCCTTTGACGACCTAGAAGCGGAGAATGAACCGATGCCGGAGAATTTGGAGCAAGAAGAGATCCGGTGGAGCAAGCGAACTCAGCAAATGCAGCACACATTTGATCTGGCTTTCAGATATTCAGACTCTTTAAGCTTCAAGGACATGGCCAGACGGCATAATCGTAAACAAGCATCATCTCGTTTCTACACTTTGTTAGTGTTAAAGAAGCACCAGTGTGTTGAGGTGCAGCAGGATGAACCTTATGGTGACATTATCATCAGCAAAGGACCTAATTTTGGAATGGCTTGCTGA
- the LOC137277994 gene encoding pyrroline-5-carboxylate reductase 2-like, whose translation MACVDEVKSVGNVPGDIMVGFIGAGRMAQALASGFISSGLVRAANIRASDPDPKSLNRIKELGVSVTRDNKEIVSHSSLVVIAVKPQVVEPVLKEVSPVVSQNNLFMSIASGISISTIEQNLPKGTRVLRVMPNTPALVRAGAAVVSRGSAVEEGDTSLVTALMNSVGLCEESQEMLLDVVTGVSGSGPAYAFAAIEALSDGGVKMGLPRDLAMKLAAQTMLGAAKMVLESGKHPGQLKDEVCSPGGTTIAAMHKLEKAGFRGALIDAVEVATLRARELGQKK comes from the exons ATGGCTTGTGTTGATGAAGTGAAGTCTGTGGGTAATGTTCCGGGAGACATAATGGTGGGCTTCATTGGGGCGGGGCGGATGGCGCAGGCCCTGGCCAGCGGCTTTATCTCTTCAG GGTTGGTTCGAGCTGCCAATATCAGAGCCAGTGACCCTGATCCGAAGTCTCTCAACCGTATAAAG GAGCTTGGCGTGTCTGTTACCAGAGACAACAAGGAGATTGTCAGTCATAGCAGTTTGGTTGTCATCGCTGTCAAGCCGCAAGTCGTGGAACCCGTTTTGAAAGAAGTCTCACCTGTTGTGTCCCAGAACAATCTGTTCATGTCCATAGCAAGTGGAATCTCAATATCTACAATAGAGCAG AATCTGCCAAAAGGAACCAGAGTGCTACGTGTGATGCCGAACACACCAGCTTTGGTGAGGGCTGGTGCAGCAGTGGTGTCACGAGGGTCAGCGGTGGAGGAAGGGGACACATCACTGGTGACAGCGCTGATGAACAGTGTTGGGCTGTGTGAGGAGAGCCAGGAGATGCTGCTTGATGTTGTAACAGGAGTCAGTGGCAGCGGACCAGCATAT GCATTTGCAGCAATTGAGGCCCTATCAGATGGAGGTGTGAAAATGGGGCTACCTAGAGACCTGGCCATGAAACTTGCAGCTCAGACCATGTTG GGAGCTGCCAAGATGGTTCTGGAGTCTGGAAAACATCCTGGACAACTGAAAGATGAAGTCTGCTCCCCTGGGGGAACCACCATTGCTGCTATGCATAAACTTGAGAAGGCTGGGTTTAGAGGGGCTTTGATAGATGCAGTGGAAGTGGCAACACTACGAGCTAGAGAGCTGGGACAGAAGAAGTGA
- the LOC137277995 gene encoding pyrroline-5-carboxylate reductase 2-like gives MAANTLPPDLRVGFLGAGKMAQALASGFVKTGLVKACNVTASRRHPEAPNILKDMGVMVTGDNQEVVRRSNLVFIAVKPYMVTAVLEEVAETVTADKVIISIAAGITMDTLEKGLPTGTRLIRVVPNLPALVGQGAAVLSRGITARGEDVSLVMTLVRSVGQCEEVPESLQDCATGVSGSGPAYAFTAIEALSDGGVKMGIPRDLAMKLAAQTMMGAAKMVLESGKHPGQLKDEVCSPGGTTIAAMHKLEKAGFRGALIDAVEVATLRARELGQKK, from the exons ATGGCAGCGAACACTCTACCTCCAGATTTACGGGTAGGTTTTTTGGGAGCAGGAAAGATGGCTCAAGCACTCGCGAGCGGCTTCGTTAAGACAG GGCTCGTAAAAGCGTGCAACGTTACAGCCAGCCGCCGACACCCCGAGGCCCCGAATATTCTCAAG GACATGGGTGTCATGGTAACGGGGGATAACCAGGAGGTCGTTAGACGCAGCAACTTGGTTTTCATTGCTGTCAAGCCATACATGGTGACCGCTGTGTTAGAAGAAGTAGCAGAAACTGTCACAGCCGATAAGGTGATAATTTCCATAGCCGCGGGAATCACCATGGATACCCTAGAGAAG GGGTTGCCCACCGGGACTCGTCTTATACGGGTTGTTCCAAATCTTCCCGCCCTGGTAGGTCAGGGGGCGGCGGTATTGTCACGGGGAATAACGGCACGGGGTGAGGATGTGTCGTTGGTGATGACGTTGGTGAGGAGCGTAGGGCAGTGCGAGGAAGTACCAGAAAGTCTACAAGACTGTGCCACCGGAGTCAGCGGCAGCGGTCCAGCATAT GCATTTACAGCAATCGAGGCCCTATCAGACGGAGGCGTGAAGATGGGGATCCCCAGAGACCTGGCCATGAAGCTTGCAGCACAGACCATGATG GGAGCTGCCAAGATGGTTCTGGAGTCTGGAAAACACCCTGGTCAACTAAAAGATGAAGTCTGCTCCCCCGGGGGAACCACCATTGCTGCCATGCATAAACTTGAGAAGGCTGGGTTTAGGGGGGCTTTGATAGATGCAGTGGAAGTGGCAACACTTCGAGCTAGAGAGCTGGGACAGAAGAAGTGA